One Archocentrus centrarchus isolate MPI-CPG fArcCen1 chromosome 14, fArcCen1, whole genome shotgun sequence DNA window includes the following coding sequences:
- the LOC115791503 gene encoding trichohyalin-like, with translation MRTLNKKQEEIEASINIMNEEKEQVNEMKTDIDKERELLLDEKRIMEEERSELKMREKQLMDKMKMKDTLKVKVDELKENIKQKMGRLLQGHEAVLRLIAVLEEKHANCDEQKENIVNVTEMLEREKETLQCIRSDLVTHRDCMENEWKQQFELERQDLDELKADLTRDRDVLDREAETINKEKLDLKLMRSEIQKQFDILEQKKQKITEERDSVEISKTELLHNMEHVTSLFNLINEEKANIRTLRVQVQTERERIENIMSNLTLKEEEQRGKEDDLRRQTEELESLMRTLNKKQEEIEASRNIMNEEKEQVNEMKTDIDKERELMLDEKRNMEEERSELKMREKQLMDKMKMKATLKVKVDELKENIKQKMGRLLQGHEAVLRLIAVLEEKHANCDEQKENIVNVTEMLERERETLECIRSDLVTHRDCMENEWKQQFELERQDLDKLKADLTRDRDVLDREAETINKEKLDLKLMRSEIQKQFDILEQKKQKITEERDSVEISKTELLHNMEHVTSLFNLINEAKANIRTLRVQVQTERERIENIMSNLTLKEKEKGGKEDDLRRQTEELESLMRTLNKKQEEIEASINIMNEEKEQVNKMKTDIDKERELLLDEKRNMEEERSELKMREKQLMDKMKMKDTLKVKVDELKENIKQKMGRLLQGHEAVLRLIAVLEEKHANCDEQKENIVNVTEMLERERETLQCIRSDLVTHRDCMENEWKQQFELERQDLDELKADLTRDRDVLDREAETINKEKLDLKLMRSEIQKQFDILEQKKQKITEERDSVEISKTELLHNMEHVTSLFNLINEEKANIRTLRVQVQTERERIENIMSNLTLKEEEQRGKEDDLRRQTEELESLMRTLNKKQEEIEASINIMNEEKEQVNEMKTDIDKERELLLDEKRNMEEERSELKMREKQLMDKMKMKDTLKVKVDELKENIKQKMGRLLQGHEAVLRLIAVLEEKHANCDEQKENIVNVTEMLERERETLQCIRSDLVTHRDCMENEWKQQFELERQDLDKLKADLTRDRDVLDREAETINKEKLDLKLMRSEIQKQFDILEQKKQKITEERDSVEISKTELLHNMEHVTSLFNLINEEKANIRTLRVQVQTERERIENIMSNLTLKEEEQRGKEDDLRRQTEELESLMRTLNKKQEEIEASRNIMNEEKEQVNKMKTDIDKERELMLDEKRNMEEERSELKMREKQLMDKMKMKATLKVKVDELKENIKQKMGRLLQGHEAVLRLIAVLEEKHANCDEQKENIVNVTEMLEREKETLECIRSDLVTHRDCMENEWKQQFELERQDLDKLKADLTRDRDVLDREAETINKEKLDLKLMRSEIQKQFDILEQKKQKITEERDSVEISKTELLHNMEHVTSLFNLINEEKANIRTLRVQVQTERERIENIMSNLTLKEEEQRGKEDDLRRQTEELESLMRTLNKKQEEIEASRNIMNEEKEQVNEMKNDIDKERELLLY, from the coding sequence ATGAGAACTCTGAATAAGAAGCAAGAAGAGATCGAAGCCTCCATAAACatcatgaatgaagaaaaagaacaggTCAACGAGATGAAAACTGACATTGACAAAGAAAGAGAACTGTTGTTGGATGAAAAGAGAATTATGGAAGAAGAAAGGTctgagctgaaaatgagagaaaaacaactCATGGATAAAATGAAGATGAAAGACACCCTGAAAGTGAAAGTTgatgagctgaaggagaacataaaacagaaaatgggcAGATTACTACAAGGCCATGAAGCTGTACTAAGGCTGATTGCTGTGTTGGAAGAAAAGCATGCAAATTGtgatgaacagaaagaaaatattgtcAATGTTACTGAAATgttagagagagaaaaggaaactcTACAATGTATCCGCTCAGACTTGGTCACCCACAGAGACTGCATGGAAAATGAATGGAAGCAGCAGTTTGAGTTGGAAAGACAAGATCTTGATGAGCTGAAAGCAGATCTGACACGTGACAGAGACGTTCTGGATAGAGaagctgagacaataaataaagagaaactgGACTTGAAGCTGATGAGATCTGAAATCCAGAAACAATTCGATATATtggaacaaaagaaacaaaaaataacagaagaaaGAGACTCAGTGGAAATCTCAAAGACTGAACTACTACACAATATGGAACATGTAACCAGCCTCTTTAATTTGATAAATGAGGAGAAAGCAAATATTAGAACTCTGAGAGTTCAGGTtcaaactgaaagagaaagaataGAAAATATCATGAGTAACCTTACCTTAaaggaagaagaacaaagagGGAAGGAAGATGACctcagaagacaaacagaagaacTGGAGAGTCTGATGAGAACTCTGAATAAGAAGCAAGAAGAGATCGAAGCCTCCAGAAACatcatgaatgaagaaaaagaacaggTCAACGAGATGAAAACTGACATTGACAAAGAAAGAgaactgatgttggatgaaaaGAGAAATATGGAAGAAGAAAGGTctgagctgaaaatgagagaaaaacaactCATGGATAAAATGAAGATGAAAGCCACCCTGAAAGTGAAAGTTgatgagctgaaggagaacataaaacagaaaatgggcAGATTACTACAAGGCCATGAAGCTGTACTAAGGCTGATCGCTGTGTTGGAAGAAAAGCATGCAAATTGtgatgaacagaaagaaaatattgtcAATGTTACTGAAATgttagagagagaaagggaaactCTAGAATGTATCCGCTCAGACTTGGTCACCCACAGAGACTGCATGGAAAATGAATGGAAGCAGCAGTTTGAGTTGGAAAGACAAGATCTTGATAAGCTGAAAGCAGATCTGACACGTGACAGAGACGTTCTGGATAGAGaagctgagacaataaataaagagaaactgGACTTGAAGCTGATGAGATCTGAAATCCAGAAACAATTCGATATATtggaacaaaagaaacaaaaaataacagaagaaaGAGACTCAGTGGAAATCTCAAAGACTGAACTACTACACAATATGGAACATGTAACCAGCCTCTTTAATTTGATAAATGAGGCGAAAGCAAATATTAGAACTCTGAGAGTTCAGGTtcaaactgaaagagaaagaataGAAAATATCATGAGTAACCTTaccttaaaagaaaaagaaaaaggagggaaGGAAGATGACctcagaagacaaacagaagaacTGGAGAGTCTGATGAGAACTCTGAATAAGAAGCAAGAAGAGATCGAAGCCTCCATAAACatcatgaatgaagaaaaagaacaggTCAACAAGATGAAAACTGACATTGACAAAGAAAGAGAACTGTTGTTGGATGAAAAGAGAAATATGGAAGAAGAAAGGTctgagctgaaaatgagagaaaaacaactCATGGATAAAATGAAGATGAAAGACACCCTGAAAGTGAAAGTTgatgagctgaaggagaacataaaacagaaaatgggcAGATTACTACAAGGCCATGAAGCTGTACTAAGGCTGATTGCTGTGTTGGAAGAAAAGCATGCAAATTGtgatgaacagaaagaaaatattgtcAATGTTACTGAAATgttagagagagaaagggaaactCTACAATGTATCCGCTCAGACTTGGTCACCCACAGAGACTGCATGGAAAATGAATGGAAGCAGCAGTTTGAGTTGGAAAGACAAGATCTTGATGAGCTGAAAGCAGATCTGACACGTGACAGAGACGTTCTGGATAGAGaagctgagacaataaataaagagaaactgGACTTGAAGCTGATGAGATCTGAAATCCAGAAACAATTCGATATATtggaacaaaagaaacaaaaaataacagaagaaaGAGACTCAGTGGAAATCTCAAAGACTGAACTACTACACAATATGGAACATGTAACCAGCCTCTTTAATTTGATAAATGAGGAGAAAGCAAATATTAGAACTCTGAGAGTTCAGGTtcaaactgaaagagaaagaataGAAAATATCATGAGTAACCTTACCTTAaaggaagaagaacaaagagGGAAGGAAGATGACctcagaagacaaacagaagaacTGGAGAGTCTGATGAGAACTCTGAATAAGAAGCAAGAAGAGATCGAAGCCTCCATAAACatcatgaatgaagaaaaagaacaggTCAACGAGATGAAAACTGACATTGACAAAGAAAGAGAACTGTTGTTGGATGAAAAGAGAAATATGGAAGAAGAAAGGTctgagctgaaaatgagagaaaaacaactCATGGATAAAATGAAGATGAAAGACACCCTGAAAGTGAAAGTTgatgagctgaaggagaacataaaacagaaaatgggcAGATTACTACAAGGCCATGAAGCTGTACTAAGGCTGATCGCTGTGTTGGAAGAAAAGCATGCAAATTGtgatgaacagaaagaaaatattgtcAATGTTACTGAAATgttagagagagaaagggaaactCTACAATGTATCCGCTCAGACTTGGTCACCCACAGAGACTGCATGGAAAATGAATGGAAGCAGCAGTTTGAGTTGGAAAGACAAGATCTTGATAAGCTGAAAGCAGATCTGACACGTGACAGAGACGTTCTGGATAGAGaagctgagacaataaataaagagaaactgGACTTGAAGCTGATGAGATCTGAAATCCAGAAACAATTCGATATATtggaacaaaagaaacaaaaaataacagaagaaaGAGACTCAGTGGAAATCTCAAAGACTGAACTACTACACAATATGGAACATGTAACCAGCCTCTTTAATTTGATAAATGAGGAGAAAGCAAATATTAGAACTCTGAGAGTTCAGGTtcaaactgaaagagaaagaataGAAAATATCATGAGTAACCTTAccttaaaagaagaagaacaaagaggGAAGGAAGATGACctcagaagacaaacagaagaacTGGAGAGTCTGATGAGAACTCTGAATAAGAAGCAAGAAGAGATCGAAGCCTCCAGAAACatcatgaatgaagaaaaagaacaggTCAACAAGATGAAAACTGACATTGACAAAGAAAGAgaactgatgttggatgaaaaGAGAAATATGGAAGAAGAAAGGTctgagctgaaaatgagagaaaaacaactCATGGATAAAATGAAGATGAAAGCCACCCTGAAAGTGAAAGTTgatgagctgaaggagaacataaaacagaaaatgggcAGATTACTACAAGGCCATGAAGCTGTACTAAGGCTGATCGCTGTGTTGGAAGAAAAGCATGCAAATTGtgatgaacagaaagaaaatattgtcAATGTTACTGAAATgttagagagagaaaaggaaactcTAGAATGTATCCGCTCAGACTTGGTCACCCACAGAGACTGCATGGAAAATGAATGGAAGCAGCAGTTTGAGTTGGAAAGACAAGATCTTGATAAGCTGAAAGCAGATCTGACACGTGACAGAGACGTTCTGGATAGAGaagctgagacaataaataaagagaaactgGACTTGAAGCTGATGAGATCTGAAATCCAGAAACAATTCGATATATtggaacaaaagaaacaaaaaataacagaagaaaGAGACTCAGTGGAAATCTCAAAGACTGAACTACTACACAATATGGAACATGTAACCAGCCTCTTTAATTTGATAAATGAGGAGAAAGCAAATATTAGAACTCTGAGAGTTCAGGTtcaaactgaaagagaaagaataGAAAATATCATGAGTAACCTTAccttaaaagaagaagaacaaagaggGAAGGAAGATGACctcagaagacaaacagaagaacTGGAGAGTCTGATGAGAACTCTGAATAAGAAGCAAGAAGAGATCGAAGCCTCCAGAAACatcatgaatgaagaaaaagaacaggTCAACGAGATGAAAAATGACATTGACAAAGAAAGAGAACTGTTgttgtattaa